The following proteins come from a genomic window of Gossypium raimondii isolate GPD5lz chromosome 5, ASM2569854v1, whole genome shotgun sequence:
- the LOC105767999 gene encoding sucrose synthase — protein MANPVITRVHSLRERLDETLLAHRNEILALLSRIEGKGKGILQHHQIILEFEAIPEENRKKLADGAFFEVLKASQEAIVLPPWVALAVRPRPGVWEYIRVNVHALVVEELTVAEYLHFKEELVDGSSNGNFVLELDFEPFNSSFPRPTLSKSIGNGVEFLNRHLSAKLFHDKESMHPLLEFLRVHCHKGKNMMLNDRIQNLNALQHVLRKAEEYLGTLPPETPCAEFEHRFQEIGLERGWGDTAQRVLEMIQLLLDLLEAPDPCTLEKFLGRIPMVFNVVILTPHGYFAQDNVLGYPDTGGQVVYILDQVRALENEMLLRIKQQGLNITPRILIITRLLPDAVGTTCGQRLEKVYGTEYSDILRVPFRTEKGIVRKWISRFEVWPYLETYTEDVAHEISKELQGKPDLIIGNYSDGNIVASLLAHKLGVTQCTIAHALEKTKYPDSDIYWKKLEDKYHFSCQFTADLFAMNHTDFIITSTFQEIAGSKDTVGQYESHTAFTLPGLYRVVHGIDVFDPKFNIVSPGADMEIYFPYTEEKRRLKHFHTEIEDLLYSKVENEEHLCVLNDRNKPILFTMARLDRVKNLTGLVEWYGKNAKLRELANLVVVGGDRRKESKDLEEKAEMKKMFELIEKYNLNGQFRWISSQMNRIRNGELYRYICDTKGAFVQPALYEAFGLTVVEAMTCGLPTFATCNGGPAEIIVHGKSGFNIDPYHGDQAADILVDFFEKCKKDPSHWDKISQGGLKRIEEKYTWKIYSERLLTLTGVYGFWKHVSNLERRESRRYLEMFYALKYRKLAESVPLAEE, from the exons ATGGCTAATCCTGTGATCACTCGCGTCCACAGTCTCCGTGAGCGTTTAGATGAGACCCTTCTTGCTCACAGGAACGAGATTTTGGCCTTGCTCTCAAG GATCGAGGGCAAAGGAAAAGGAATTCTGCAACACCATCAAATTATTCTAGAGTTTGAAGCTATCCCTGAAGAGAACAGAAAGAAGCTCGCTGATGGTGCATTTTTTGAAGTATTGAAGGCTAGTCAG GAAGCGATCGTGTTGCCTCCATGGGTTGCACTTGCTGTTCGTCCAAGGCCTGGTGTTTGGGAGTACATTAGAGTGAATGTTCACGCCCTTGTTGTTGAGGAACTTACTGTTGCTGAGTATCTCCACTTCAAGGAAGAGCTTGTTGATGGAAG TTCAAATGGAAACTTTGTTTTGGAATTGGATTTTGAGCCCTTCAACTCATCATTCCCCCGCCCAACTCTTTCAAAATCCATTGGTAATGGTGTGGAGTTCCTAAATCGTCACCTTTCGGCAAAATTGTTCCATGACAAGGAGAGCATGCACCCTTTGCTCGAATTCCTCAGAGTCCATTGCCACAAGGGCAAG AACATGATGTTGAATGACAGAATTCAGAACTTGAATGCTCTTCAACATGTTTTGAGGAAAGCAGAGGAGTATCTTGGTACCCTACCTCCTGAGACACCATGTGCCGAATTCGAACACCGGTTCCAGGAAATCGGTTTGGAAAGAGGTTGGGGTGACACCGCACAACGCGTGCTCGAGATGATCCAACTCCTTTTGGATCTTCTTGAGGCACCTGATCCTTGCACCCTTGAGAAGTTCCTTGGGAGAATCCCCATGGTGTTCAATGTTGTGATTCTCACTCCCCACGGATACTTCGCTCAAGACAATGTTTTGGGGTATCCCGACACCGGTGGCCAGGTTGTTTACATCTTGGATCAAGTCCGAGCTTTGGAGAATGAGATGCTCCTCCGTATAAAGCAACAAGGACTCAACATCACCCCTCGAATCCTCATT ATTACTAGACTTCTTCCTGATGCTGTCGGAACAACATGCGGTCAACGACTTGAGAAAGTATACGGAACAGAGTACTCGGATATTCTTCGAGTACCCTTCAGAACAGAAAAGGGAATTGTTCGTAAATGGATCTCAAGATTTGAAGTCTGGCCATACTTGGAAACCTACACAGAG GATGTTGCTCATGAAATCTCCAAAGAGTTGCAAGGCAAGCCAGATCTGATCATCGGAAACTACAGTGATGGCAATATCGTCGCCTCCTTGCTCGCACATAAATTGGGTGTCACACAG TGCACCATCGCCCATGCTTTGGAGAAGACAAAATATCCTGATTCAGATATCTACTGGAAGAAGCTTGAAGACAAATACCATTTCTCTTGCCAATTTACAGCTGATCTTTTTGCAATGAACCATACAGATTTCATCATCACCAGTACTTTCCAGGAAATTGCAGGAAG CAAGGACACTGTTGGTCAATACGAGAGCCACACTGCTTTCACTCTTCCTGGTCTCTACCGTGTTGTACATGGTATCGATGTGTTTGATCCCAAATTCAACATTGTTTCCCCTGGTGCTGATATGGAGATATACTTCCCTTACACCGAAGAGAAGCGGAGGTTGAAGCATTTCCATACTGAGATCGAAGACCTTCTTTACAGCAAAGTTGAGAATGAAGAACACTT ATGTGTGCTCAATGACCGCAACAAGCCAATTCTGTTCACAATGGCAAGGCTTGATCGTGTCAAGAACTTAACCGGACTCGTCGAGTGGTACGGCAAGAATGCAAAGTTGCGTGAGTTGGCTAACCTCGTAGTTGTAGGTGGTGATAGGCGAAAGGAATCTAAAGATTTGGAAGAGAAGGCCGAAATGAAGAAAATGTTTGAGCTGATCGAGAAGTACAACTTGAACGGCCAATTCAGATGGATATCATCTCAAATGAACAGAATCCGAAATGGTGAACTTTACCGATACATTTGCGACACGAAAGGTGCCTTTGTACAGCCTGCATTGTATGAAGCCTTTGGATTGACAGTTGTGGAGGCAATGACTTGCGGTTTGCCAACATTCGCAACCTGCAACGGTGGACCAGCCGAGATTATTGTCCATGGGAAATCTGGTTTCAACATTGATCCTTACCATGGTGATCAAGCTGCTGACATACTGGTCGATTTCTTTGAAAAGTGTAAGAAAGATCCATCTCACTGGGATAAAATCTCCCAAGGAGGCTTGAAACGTATCGAGGAGAA GTATACATGGAAGATTTACTCGGAGAGACTATTGACCCTGACCGGAGTGTATGGATTCTGGAAGCATGTTTCCAACCTTGAACGCCGTGAGAGTCGTCGTTACCTTGAGATGTTTTATGCTCTTAAGTACCGCAAGCTG GCTGAATCAGTTCCATTGGCAGAGGAGTAA